The sequence GACATTCCTTTTAACGGACCCATTGCAGGTGTGACGGTTGGCTATATTGACAACCAATTTGTCGTAAACCCAGATTTTAGCGAAATTGAAACTAAATCTCAGCTCAATTTAACAGTTGCCGGAAGTGAAACATCCATAGTTATGATCGAATCGGCGGCTTCGGAACTAAGCGAAGAAACAATGCTGGATGCTGTTTTTACAGGTCACGCTGAAATTATCAAACTCTGCGATTTGCAAAAAGATTTTATTGCTAATTGTGGCAAAGGGAAAGTGGAAGTTGTTCTGGATAGCGTTCCAGAAGAAATTAACAGCAAAGTGGAAAATGCCTTCGGGCAAAAAATAGCTGAAGCGGCAATTATTTTTGGCAAACAAGAACGCCAAGATGCCTTTGACGCTGCCGAAACAGAAATGAACAATATGTTTGCTGAAATGGAAGGTGAGCTTTGGGAAGAGAAAGAAAGATATTACCAAATGGCTTTTGAAGAACTAATTCGTCGCTATGTGCGCGATTCCATTTTAAGAAAACAGCATAGAGTGGATGGACGCGGAACGGATGATATTCGTGATATTACCTGTGAAATAGATATTCTACCCCGAGTGCATGGTTCGGCACTTTTTACCAGAGGCGAAACACAGTCATTGGGAACATTAACTTTGGGCGGCGGAACTGATGAACAAGTTATAGATGGTTTGGAAACGGAATATAAGAAGAACTTTTATCTGCATTACAATTTCCCTCCCTATAGCGTGGGTGAAGTGGGAAAAATAGGTCCTACGGGTCGTAGAGAATTGGGGCATGGAAATTTGGCAGAAAGAGCGCTCAAGGCAGTTCTACCGGCAAAAGAGATATTTCCTTACACAATTCGAATTGTGGCAGATACACTTGAATCCAATGGCTCTTCGTCTATGGCATCTATATGTAGTGGATGTTTGGCATTAATGGCTGGTGGAGTTCCTATCAAAGCTCCTGTGGCAGGAATCGCGATGGGTTTGATTATGGAAGGTGAGGACTATATTGTCTTAACCGATATCATGGGTTTGGAAGATCACTTGGGAGATATGGATTTCAAGTGCGCCGGAACCAGAGAAGGCATAACCGCTATGCAAATGGATATAAAAATAGCGGGAATAACTAAAGATATTATGCAAATTGCCCTAAATAAAGCAAAAGCGGCTCGTCAAAAAATATTGGATATTATGGCTGATTGTATTGCTGAACCAAGAAGTGACTTAGCGCCTTGGGCTCCCAGAATTGAGTCCTTCAAAGTGCCGATTGATAAAATCGGAGAAATAATCGGGCCCGGTGGAAAGATGATTAAATCAATCATAGAGACCTGTCAGGTTCAAATTGACATCCAGGACGACGGAACAGTTAGAATTCTTTCTCCTGATAAGGAATCCATTACTAAAGCCAAAGAAACGATTAAAGGGATAGCCATTGATCCTGTGGCGGGTGATCTGTTTGAAGGTAAAGTAACGCGAATCGAGCCCTACGGAGTTTTTGTAAAAATCTTAGGCGGAACGAAAGAAGGAATGGTGCATATCTCCGAAATGTATACAGGTAGGATAAATCATCCATCCGATATGGTTAAAATCGGTGATACGGTTCAAGTGAGAGCTTTGGGTATGGATAAAGGTAAACTTTCTCTCTCGATGAAAGGCGTGGCTGGTAATCCAGAACCAAATCCTAATGCCAATACTGAGCCGCACCAAAATTATCATTCTCAACATCACGATGATAGAAACAGAGGCAGAGACAATAATAGAAATGATTATCGTCATCGCCGTTAAATAGAAGAGGTAAAAATGGATTATAAAATAGCTGATATCGGTTTAGCCAACTGGGGCAGGAAAGAAATTGACCTTGCCGAAACGGAAATGCCTGGCTTGATTGCTTTGAAAGAACGCTATCGCAATAGTAAACCGCTTGCCGGTGCCAAAATAACTGGCAGCTTACATATGACCATTCAAACCGCTGTCTTGATTGAGACCCTAATTGAATTGGGTGCTGAAGTCCGTTGGTCAAGTTGTAATATATTTTCCACTCAGGATAATGCCGCAGCGGCAATAGCTAAAAGAGGCATTCCTGTTTTTGCTTGGAAAGGTGAAACCCTAAATGAATATTGGTGGTGTACATTGCAGGCACTAACCTGGGAAGATGGACCCGATTTAATTGTGGATGATGGTGGCGATGCAACTTTGATGATTCACGAAGGATACCGTTTGGAAGAAATATATAAACAGACAGGAAAATTACCGGAAATCGATGCAGAAACTGAAGAGATGAAAATAGTGCAGAAACTGCTGATGGACATCTTA comes from Candidatus Cloacimonas sp. and encodes:
- the pnp gene encoding polyribonucleotide nucleotidyltransferase — protein: MANFNITRRETDFCGRKLIVETGRMAKQANGSVYIQYGETAILVTATMSKEPVENQDFFPLTVDYIEKMYAAGKIPGGFFKRESKPSTDATLMARVIDRSIRPLFPEGFRNQVHIVVTVLSFDGVTDPSTMGVFGASLALSISDIPFNGPIAGVTVGYIDNQFVVNPDFSEIETKSQLNLTVAGSETSIVMIESAASELSEETMLDAVFTGHAEIIKLCDLQKDFIANCGKGKVEVVLDSVPEEINSKVENAFGQKIAEAAIIFGKQERQDAFDAAETEMNNMFAEMEGELWEEKERYYQMAFEELIRRYVRDSILRKQHRVDGRGTDDIRDITCEIDILPRVHGSALFTRGETQSLGTLTLGGGTDEQVIDGLETEYKKNFYLHYNFPPYSVGEVGKIGPTGRRELGHGNLAERALKAVLPAKEIFPYTIRIVADTLESNGSSSMASICSGCLALMAGGVPIKAPVAGIAMGLIMEGEDYIVLTDIMGLEDHLGDMDFKCAGTREGITAMQMDIKIAGITKDIMQIALNKAKAARQKILDIMADCIAEPRSDLAPWAPRIESFKVPIDKIGEIIGPGGKMIKSIIETCQVQIDIQDDGTVRILSPDKESITKAKETIKGIAIDPVAGDLFEGKVTRIEPYGVFVKILGGTKEGMVHISEMYTGRINHPSDMVKIGDTVQVRALGMDKGKLSLSMKGVAGNPEPNPNANTEPHQNYHSQHHDDRNRGRDNNRNDYRHRR